The DNA window AAAGTTTCAGTATATATCGATTCCTTGATTTTTATATCCCATcaagatttgaaacaattgtTATCACTGGATTTGTTATTGTATGCATCATTACCTTGTCGATCAATACATATTTTGCTCAAGGTGACGAGCTTATTCATTCAAGTTATGATGCTAGACTAAGGTATGTTGCTAATAGAACAGGGACAAATTCAACTATGATGTTACCTCTTGTTATATTATTTGCTGGAAGAAATAATATACTTCAATTTATCACGGGATGGAATTATACAACTTTCTTAACTTTCCATCGTCATATTGCAAGAGTGATGTTTGCCTTCGTTGTCATTCATGCCGGTTGTTTCACTATTGAACTTGGATCTTCTTATGGACCAGTGATGAAAGTACCATTTATGATTTGGGGAACAGTAGCAACGGTAATAGCCGGATTAATGTTGTTTCAAGGAATGTTATATCTCAGAAGAAAATGGTATGAAGTGTTTTTAATTGGTCATATTATTTTGGCagtatttttcattattggcACCTGGATtcatgttgttgattttggttATATGTGGTATATTTATGCTGCTGTGGCCTTTTGGGGATTTGACAGATTTATTAGAGTTGTTCGTCTACTTTGTTTTGGATTTCAAAAGGCAACCATTACTTTATTACCAAGTGAGACCATGCGAGTTGTGATTTCTAAACCAAAAGATTGGATTGCAAGTCCTGGTTCATATGtgtttgtttcattttacACTCCTAAATATTTTTGGCAATCTCATCCATTTACAATATCGACTTCCACTGATTCTACGATAACTTTGTATTGTAAAGTTAAAGAAGGTGTTACTCATGCATTATACAAAAGCTTAATTAACGCCccaaacaaatcaattaaaattagaGCTGGTGTTGAAGGTCCATATGGAGAGCTTAGTGGTGCCAAAACAGCAGAAAGTGCTGTGTTTGTTGctggtggtaatggtatACCAGGAATGTATTCCGAAGCTACTAATTTAGCATCAAGACGTTCAATTAGATCTTCCcggaaaataaaattatattgGATAGTAAGAGATTATCGTTTGGTACAATGGTATTATGAAGAATTACAAATGCTTCAACGTACAAATATTGAAACGGTGATTTATGTCACTCGTCCTGATGAAGCTCTTGAAGAAGTGGCATCCAATTACACTAGTGcaaattttgatgaaaaaagt is part of the Candida dubliniensis CD36 chromosome R, complete sequence genome and encodes:
- a CDS encoding ferric reductase transmembrane component precursor, putative (Similar to S. cerevisiae FRE4), yielding MYSIPYILTSLLCIPVGVIAESLSLPKNSIQSAKSIFSCKLNVHETVKYCNTNSSEDYGCICSNKDAIMEYVGCFAYTQKNPHEAIDFFVDFCQEYGNTTVDMDNIYTAYENYTAKGYYNVSNSSNNNNNNTNNQILNHTNVFESDLAKDKMAKYTYSLRLAIDQYLVNWDNTFYYGAGILGYWALVILIAAISNWTRALFPGLMTDLTGPLSNWWRKNISLPATFGEKKSQSFSIYRFLDFYIPSRFETIVITGFVIVCIITLSINTYFAQGDELIHSSYDARLRYVANRTGTNSTMMLPLVILFAGRNNILQFITGWNYTTFLTFHRHIARVMFAFVVIHAGCFTIELGSSYGPVMKVPFMIWGTVATVIAGLMLFQGMLYLRRKWYEVFLIGHIILAVFFIIGTWIHVVDFGYMWYIYAAVAFWGFDRFIRVVRLLCFGFQKATITLLPSETMRVVISKPKDWIASPGSYVFVSFYTPKYFWQSHPFTISTSTDSTITLYCKVKEGVTHALYKSLINAPNKSIKIRAGVEGPYGELSGAKTAESAVFVAGGNGIPGMYSEATNLASRRSIRSSRKIKLYWIVRDYRLVQWYYEELQMLQRTNIETVIYVTRPDEALEEVASNYTSANFDEKSCYSLGDSKTMISCNSKYTFNLKKDNYCNIKELIKDDLSHILFVEGRPNLQNLVEQELEEAGRSIAFVTCGHPAMVDELRCQVIKVINNPQQKRVDFYDQLQGWS